Part of the Alphaproteobacteria bacterium genome is shown below.
CGAGCGCGAGGTCTCGGGCGAGGGGCAGTGGGTGCAGACGTCGCTCCTGCAGGCGCAGATCGCCATGCTCGACTTCCAGGCGGCGCGCTGGCTGGTGGCGGGGGAGGTCCCCAAGCAGGCGGGCAACGATCACCCGACCGGCATTCCGACCGGCGTGTTCCCGACCAGCGACGGCAACATCAACATCGCCTCCGCCGGCCAGCACATCTGGAAGCGGCTGTGCGAATGCATGGACGCCAAGGGGTTGCTCGACAATCCCGACTACGCCAACGCCGAGGCGCGCTCGAAGAACCGCGCCAAGCTCAACGCCGAGTTGGCGACGTATACGAGCAAGTTCACCAGCGAGGAGCTGATCGAGAAGCTCAGCAAGGCGAGCGTGCCGTGCGGGCCGATCTACGACATCGGCGAGATGTTCGCCGACCCGCAGGTGCAGCACGTGAAGATGGCGACGCCGCTGAAGCATCCCACGCGCGGCGACGTCCACGTGGTGAACCAGGCGATGTCGCTTTCGCGCACGCCCAGCGTCGTCGACCGTCCGACGGTGGAGCAGGGCGCGCATACCGACGAGATCCTCGAGGGTCTCGGCTACGACGCCGCGAAGATCGCCGATCTGCGCGCCCGCAAGGTGGTGTGAGGAGACGACAGATGGATACCGGCACGCCCAAGATGATCGCGCGCAAGGGAAACGGCATCGGCTGGATGGTGTTCAACCAGCCGGAGAAGCGCAACGCCGTGTCCTACGACATGTGGGTGGCGATCCCGCGCATCATGGCCGATTTCGAGGCGGATCCGGCCGTGCGCGTGATCGTGCTGACCGGCGCGGGCGACAAGGCGTTCATATCGGGCGCCGACA
Proteins encoded:
- a CDS encoding CoA transferase, which codes for MSRGALARFKVLDLTRVRAGPTCVRHLADWGADVIKVEMPPGVADSDMGGPRHGPDFWNLHRNKRSLTLNLKEPEAVEIFRQLVAETDVVVENYRPDVKHRLGIDYETLSKVNKRLVYASISGFGQDGPKALLPGFDQVAQGMGGLMSITGLPGQGPVRAGVPIADLSAGNYAAMGILIALLEREVSGEGQWVQTSLLQAQIAMLDFQAARWLVAGEVPKQAGNDHPTGIPTGVFPTSDGNINIASAGQHIWKRLCECMDAKGLLDNPDYANAEARSKNRAKLNAELATYTSKFTSEELIEKLSKASVPCGPIYDIGEMFADPQVQHVKMATPLKHPTRGDVHVVNQAMSLSRTPSVVDRPTVEQGAHTDEILEGLGYDAAKIADLRARKVV